In Amycolatopsis methanolica 239, a single genomic region encodes these proteins:
- a CDS encoding helix-turn-helix domain-containing protein — protein MSEDNGYENSAGGPVEKVADIASGIGEYIRQQRNNAKISLRQLAKLAGVSNPYLSQIERGVRKPSAEILQQIAKGLRISAEALYVQAGILDLPNGGPVTDAIRADAELTERQKQVLLDVYESFRRENAAAGGDRGQTTVIAKE, from the coding sequence ATGTCGGAGGACAACGGCTACGAGAACTCGGCGGGCGGACCGGTGGAGAAGGTCGCCGACATCGCCTCCGGGATCGGTGAGTACATCCGCCAGCAGCGCAACAACGCGAAGATCTCCTTGCGACAGCTGGCAAAGCTCGCCGGAGTGTCCAATCCGTACCTGAGCCAGATCGAGCGCGGGGTGCGCAAGCCCAGCGCGGAGATCCTGCAGCAGATCGCCAAGGGGCTGCGGATTTCCGCGGAAGCGCTCTACGTGCAGGCCGGAATCCTCGACCTGCCCAACGGTGGACCGGTGACCGACGCGATCCGCGCGGACGCCGAGCTCACCGAGCGGCAGAAGCAGGTCCTGCTCGACGTGTACGAGTCGTTCCGCCGGGAGAACGCGGCGGCGGGCGGCGATCGAGGACAAACAACCGTCATCGCCAAGGAGTGA
- a CDS encoding DUF2516 family protein encodes MPFIAYWIMQVISWAGTLVGLGAFVHALLQRADAYHAADRKTKPIWLAITGAGTAAMGLFGFGGAGSLFWLAGIVAVLVYLVDVRPRLIEVQRGGKNW; translated from the coding sequence GTGCCGTTCATCGCGTACTGGATCATGCAGGTCATCAGCTGGGCAGGCACGCTGGTGGGCCTCGGCGCGTTCGTGCACGCCCTTCTCCAGCGCGCGGACGCCTACCACGCCGCGGACCGCAAGACCAAGCCCATCTGGCTCGCCATCACCGGCGCCGGCACGGCCGCTATGGGGCTGTTCGGCTTCGGGGGCGCGGGCAGCCTCTTCTGGCTAGCCGGCATCGTCGCCGTCCTCGTCTACCTCGTCGACGTGCGGCCGCGGCTGATCGAGGTTCAGCGCGGCGGCAAGAACTGGTGA
- a CDS encoding NADP-dependent oxidoreductase, with protein sequence MMSTTAIEIRLASRPHGAPTLANFDVVDVEVPRPGEGEALVRNLEISVDPYMRGRMSSAKSYAPPYEVGKVMLGGAVGEVVESNTDALRPGDLVLHGFGWRSHAVVTPKQAAKIDAGAAPREAYLGVLGMTGLTAYAGLTEIARFQPGDTVFVSGAAGAVGSVVGQLAKLKGAKRVIGSAGSAGKVRHLVEDLGFDAAFNYKDAPVAKQLANAAPEGIDVYFDNVGGEHLEAAIDSANVHARIAVCGMISIYNATEPPAAPRNLAQIIGKRLDIRGFLVSDHYDLQAKFLEEVAPLVRSGEIKYEETIVEGLRNAPQAFLDLLAGANTGKMLVRV encoded by the coding sequence ATGATGAGCACCACCGCGATCGAGATCCGGCTCGCCTCCCGTCCGCACGGCGCGCCGACGCTGGCCAACTTCGACGTGGTCGACGTCGAGGTGCCGCGGCCCGGCGAGGGCGAGGCCCTGGTCCGCAACCTGGAGATCAGCGTCGACCCGTACATGCGCGGCCGGATGAGCTCCGCCAAGTCGTACGCGCCGCCGTACGAGGTCGGCAAGGTGATGCTGGGCGGCGCGGTCGGCGAGGTCGTCGAGTCGAACACCGACGCCCTGCGGCCGGGCGACCTGGTGCTGCACGGATTCGGCTGGCGGTCGCACGCCGTGGTCACCCCCAAGCAGGCGGCCAAGATCGACGCGGGCGCGGCGCCGCGCGAGGCGTACCTCGGCGTGCTCGGCATGACCGGCCTCACCGCGTACGCCGGGCTGACCGAGATCGCGCGGTTCCAGCCGGGCGACACCGTGTTCGTCTCGGGCGCGGCCGGCGCGGTCGGGTCCGTCGTCGGCCAGCTCGCGAAGCTGAAGGGCGCCAAGCGGGTCATCGGCAGCGCCGGCTCGGCCGGGAAGGTCCGGCACCTCGTCGAGGACCTGGGCTTCGACGCCGCGTTCAACTACAAGGACGCGCCGGTCGCGAAGCAGCTGGCAAATGCCGCGCCGGAGGGCATCGACGTCTACTTCGACAACGTCGGCGGCGAGCACCTGGAGGCCGCGATCGACTCGGCGAACGTGCACGCCCGGATCGCCGTGTGCGGGATGATCTCGATCTACAACGCCACCGAGCCGCCCGCCGCGCCGCGGAACCTGGCGCAGATCATCGGCAAGCGGCTGGACATCCGCGGGTTCCTGGTCAGCGACCACTACGACCTACAGGCGAAGTTCCTCGAGGAGGTCGCGCCGCTGGTGCGCTCCGGCGAGATCAAGTACGAGGAGACCATCGTCGAGGGGCTGCGCAACGCCCCGCAGGCCTTCCTGGACCTCCTCGCGGGCGCGAACACCGGCAAGATGCTCGTCCGCGTCTGA
- a CDS encoding maleylpyruvate isomerase family mycothiol-dependent enzyme, whose product MQHAEYLAMIEAQCRALRAAAVRTGPEAPVPTCPKWTVQRLVDHLAKVHSWVRAAIADPSGENVTRGQPPADWTELLSWWDEQLQGMLGELADPAAPAWLPWTRYEQTTRSWARRQAHETAIHRLDAEHALAGSADASAVPSLVFDPEFAADGVDELLAWMLPTRAKWDQFALSGSVLVHAADAGRMWRVVLHPGQPGTIEPVTAAFEADVTVAGTADAVYRRVWGRPSPASVTGDVRLLEPLAAP is encoded by the coding sequence ATGCAGCACGCCGAGTACCTCGCGATGATCGAGGCGCAGTGCCGGGCCCTGCGCGCGGCCGCGGTGCGGACGGGGCCGGAGGCGCCGGTGCCGACCTGTCCGAAGTGGACTGTCCAGCGCCTCGTCGACCACCTGGCGAAGGTCCACTCGTGGGTCCGGGCCGCGATCGCCGATCCGAGCGGCGAGAACGTGACGCGCGGACAGCCACCCGCCGACTGGACTGAACTGCTGTCCTGGTGGGACGAGCAGCTGCAGGGGATGCTGGGCGAACTCGCCGATCCCGCGGCGCCGGCGTGGCTGCCGTGGACCCGCTACGAGCAGACCACGCGGTCCTGGGCGCGGCGGCAGGCGCACGAGACAGCGATCCACCGGCTGGACGCCGAGCACGCGCTGGCAGGCAGCGCGGATGCGTCCGCGGTCCCGTCGCTCGTGTTCGACCCGGAGTTCGCCGCGGACGGCGTCGACGAGCTGCTCGCCTGGATGCTGCCGACGCGCGCGAAGTGGGACCAGTTCGCCCTGTCCGGTTCGGTGCTGGTGCACGCGGCGGACGCCGGTCGCATGTGGCGGGTCGTGCTGCACCCGGGGCAGCCCGGGACGATCGAGCCGGTGACGGCCGCGTTCGAGGCCGACGTGACGGTCGCGGGCACCGCCGACGCGGTGTACCGGCGGGTGTGGGGGCGGCCCAGTCCCGCCTCGGTGACCGGTGACGTGCGTCTCCTGGAGCCCCTGGCCGCGCCGTGA
- a CDS encoding ABC transporter permease, whose product MSEYVLAATDRPLFEWRWVERNADEIVRRLGEHLALTAAALAIGLVLAVALAVLSLRWRWFYAVALGAAGALYVIPSLGAFALLVPFFGLSFTAAVIPLATYTLLILLRNIVTGIQQVPAEVREAAIGMGFTRLRLLLQVELPLALPVVIAGLRVAAVTTIGLVTVTAMLGMGGLGFFIRQGIQTTTPNPTAIIVGIGLSIVLAVLVDALLWLSERALAPWARKAGRA is encoded by the coding sequence GTGAGCGAGTACGTCCTGGCCGCCACCGACCGGCCGCTGTTCGAGTGGCGGTGGGTGGAGCGCAACGCGGACGAAATCGTCCGGCGCCTCGGCGAGCATCTGGCGCTGACGGCGGCCGCACTCGCGATCGGGCTCGTCCTGGCGGTCGCGCTGGCCGTGCTGTCGCTGCGCTGGCGCTGGTTCTACGCGGTCGCGCTGGGCGCGGCCGGCGCGCTGTACGTGATCCCGAGCCTCGGGGCGTTCGCGCTGCTGGTGCCGTTCTTCGGGCTGTCGTTCACCGCGGCCGTGATCCCGCTCGCCACGTACACGCTGCTGATCCTGCTGCGCAACATCGTGACCGGCATCCAGCAGGTGCCCGCGGAGGTCCGGGAGGCCGCGATCGGCATGGGCTTCACGCGGCTGCGCCTGTTGCTGCAGGTCGAGCTCCCGCTGGCGCTGCCGGTGGTGATCGCCGGGCTGCGGGTCGCGGCCGTGACGACGATCGGGCTGGTCACGGTCACCGCGATGCTCGGCATGGGCGGGCTGGGCTTCTTCATCCGGCAGGGCATCCAGACGACCACGCCGAACCCGACGGCGATCATCGTCGGGATCGGGTTGTCGATCGTGCTCGCGGTGCTGGTGGACGCGCTGTTGTGGCTGAGCGAGCGGGCACTGGCCCCGTGGGCGCGGAAGGCGGGGCGGGCGTGA
- a CDS encoding SRPBCC family protein → MAKVTASAERTIDAPADKVRALVADYAETRPKILTEHYRDYEVVEGGTGAGTKAKWKLQATSKRVRDVAASVSEPEAGTLVETDANSSMVTTWTVRPAGERSVVRIETTWQGAGGIGGFFEKTFAPGGLRRIYDGVLGKLAELV, encoded by the coding sequence ATGGCGAAGGTCACCGCAAGCGCGGAACGGACGATCGACGCACCGGCCGACAAGGTGCGCGCGCTGGTCGCGGACTACGCCGAGACCCGGCCCAAGATCCTGACCGAGCACTACCGCGACTACGAGGTGGTCGAGGGCGGCACCGGCGCCGGCACGAAGGCGAAGTGGAAGCTGCAGGCCACCTCCAAGCGGGTGCGCGACGTCGCGGCGAGTGTGTCCGAGCCGGAAGCGGGCACCCTCGTCGAGACGGACGCCAACTCCAGCATGGTCACGACCTGGACGGTGCGGCCCGCGGGCGAGCGCAGCGTCGTCCGGATCGAGACCACCTGGCAGGGCGCGGGCGGCATCGGGGGCTTCTTCGAGAAGACCTTCGCGCCGGGCGGGCTCCGCCGGATCTACGACGGTGTGCTCGGCAAGCTGGCCGAACTGGTCTAG
- a CDS encoding ABC transporter permease gives MGAEGGAGVNAFEQALDWLGQPGRWSWTAPAGIPYRTLEHLGFSALSLVIAAALAVPPALVLAHYRRGAFLASSAVNIGRAIPSFGLIILFWYLASRWEVDTSFWPLLLALVALALPPLFTNTYAGVVSLAPEAVDAARGIGHTEGQIMLRIELPLALPVILAGARVAFLQLVATVAIGAIVNDGGGLGRFIVDGFAQGAGGYGEILAGGLAVIVLALVCEGVFALLERFAVPRGLTLSRRATLSTRPV, from the coding sequence GTGGGCGCGGAAGGCGGGGCGGGCGTGAACGCGTTCGAGCAGGCGCTGGACTGGCTGGGGCAGCCGGGCCGGTGGAGCTGGACCGCCCCGGCCGGCATCCCGTACCGCACGCTGGAGCACCTGGGCTTTTCGGCGTTGTCACTGGTGATCGCCGCCGCGCTGGCCGTGCCGCCCGCTCTCGTGCTGGCCCACTACCGCCGGGGCGCGTTCCTGGCCAGCAGCGCGGTGAACATCGGCCGGGCCATCCCGAGCTTCGGGTTGATCATCCTGTTCTGGTACCTGGCGAGCCGGTGGGAGGTGGACACGTCGTTCTGGCCGCTGCTGCTCGCGCTGGTGGCGCTGGCCCTGCCGCCGTTGTTCACCAACACCTACGCCGGGGTGGTGTCGCTGGCGCCGGAGGCCGTGGACGCGGCGCGCGGCATCGGGCACACCGAGGGGCAGATCATGCTGCGCATCGAGCTGCCGCTGGCGTTGCCGGTGATCCTGGCGGGCGCGCGAGTGGCGTTCCTGCAGCTGGTGGCGACGGTCGCGATCGGCGCGATCGTCAACGATGGCGGCGGGCTGGGCCGGTTCATCGTGGACGGGTTCGCGCAGGGCGCAGGCGGTTACGGCGAGATCCTGGCGGGCGGGCTCGCGGTCATCGTGCTGGCCCTGGTGTGCGAGGGCGTGTTCGCGCTGCTGGAGCGGTTCGCCGTGCCGCGGGGCCTGACGTTGTCGCGCCGGGCGACGTTGTCTACGCGACCGGTTTAG
- a CDS encoding membrane protein has protein sequence MPSTKTAIEQLRTPLLAALGAGNLAGQAVVDAVGKARERVVEGSEVARKNIEELPTEVTTLREKLDPAELRKLIDEYTEAALKLYNKLAETGEQAWDKFLAEPRVKSVVEQVEEALTTAQERVGEVSTEAREKVEDVLGLVAKRTRAGGEKVAEAADDVADKIEDEVKEEQAKTAPKTTTTKAPAARRSTTPAERPANATTPKTTK, from the coding sequence ATGCCCAGCACCAAGACCGCCATCGAACAGCTCCGCACACCGCTGCTGGCCGCCCTGGGCGCCGGCAACCTGGCCGGCCAGGCCGTGGTCGACGCCGTGGGCAAGGCCCGCGAGCGGGTCGTCGAGGGCAGCGAGGTGGCGCGGAAGAACATCGAGGAGCTGCCGACCGAGGTGACCACCCTGCGGGAGAAGCTCGACCCGGCCGAGCTGCGCAAGCTGATCGACGAGTACACCGAGGCCGCGCTGAAGCTGTACAACAAGCTGGCCGAGACCGGTGAGCAGGCGTGGGACAAGTTCCTGGCCGAGCCGCGCGTGAAGAGCGTGGTCGAGCAGGTCGAGGAGGCGCTGACCACCGCGCAGGAGCGGGTCGGCGAGGTGAGCACAGAGGCGCGCGAGAAGGTCGAGGATGTGCTCGGCCTGGTCGCGAAGCGGACGCGCGCCGGTGGCGAGAAGGTCGCCGAGGCGGCGGACGACGTCGCGGACAAGATCGAGGACGAGGTCAAGGAGGAGCAGGCCAAGACCGCCCCCAAGACCACCACGACGAAGGCCCCGGCCGCCCGCCGGAGCACGACGCCGGCCGAGCGCCCGGCGAACGCGACCACGCCGAAGACGACCAAGTAG
- the purU gene encoding formyltetrahydrofolate deformylase, whose protein sequence is MSERRYVITFGCPDRTGIVARVSSFLADAGGWIVEAAYHTDPDTGWFFTRQEVRADSLPFGVDELRSRFAEVATSLSAESNWRVEDTSERRRVVILVSKEGHCLYDILGRVAAGELDVDVRAVIGNHDNLADITRAHGIPFHHVPFPAGDKAEAFAEVRKLVDEHDPHAVVLARFMQILPPELCQAWSGRAINIHHSFLPSFIGARPYHQAHRRGVKLVGATCHYVTADLDAGPIIEQDVIRVDHGDTVPDLVRKGRDIEKITLARGLRWHLESRVLVHGNRTVVF, encoded by the coding sequence GTGTCCGAACGACGTTATGTGATCACCTTCGGCTGTCCCGACCGCACCGGCATCGTCGCGCGCGTGTCGTCCTTCCTCGCCGACGCGGGCGGCTGGATCGTCGAGGCCGCCTACCACACCGACCCGGACACCGGCTGGTTCTTCACCCGCCAGGAGGTCCGGGCGGACTCGCTGCCGTTCGGAGTGGACGAACTGCGGTCGCGCTTCGCCGAGGTGGCGACGTCGCTGTCGGCCGAGTCGAACTGGCGCGTCGAGGACACGTCCGAGCGGCGGCGCGTGGTGATCCTGGTGTCGAAGGAGGGGCACTGCCTCTACGACATCCTGGGCCGGGTCGCGGCCGGCGAGCTGGACGTCGACGTGCGGGCGGTGATCGGCAACCACGACAACCTCGCGGACATCACGCGGGCGCACGGGATCCCGTTCCACCACGTGCCCTTTCCGGCGGGTGACAAGGCGGAGGCGTTCGCCGAGGTGCGCAAGCTGGTCGACGAGCACGACCCGCACGCCGTGGTGCTCGCGCGGTTCATGCAGATCCTGCCGCCGGAGCTGTGCCAGGCGTGGTCCGGCCGGGCGATCAACATCCACCACAGCTTCCTGCCGTCGTTCATCGGCGCGCGGCCCTACCACCAGGCGCACCGCCGCGGGGTGAAGCTGGTCGGCGCGACGTGCCACTACGTGACCGCCGACCTGGACGCCGGGCCGATCATCGAGCAGGACGTGATCCGCGTCGACCACGGCGACACCGTGCCCGACCTGGTGCGCAAGGGCCGCGACATCGAGAAGATCACGCTCGCCCGCGGCCTGCGGTGGCACCTGGAGAGCCGGGTGCTGGTGCACGGCAACCGCACGGTGGTGTTCTAG
- a CDS encoding lysophospholipid acyltransferase family protein, giving the protein MRRWLALGSVLAGVRRGDLRPHARGVLDALGITLGGNTDLLRVPAGTGTLIVSNHVSWLDIVALLAVDPVGFLAKREVRSWPVIGSLARSCGTRFIARRELRELPAVVAGLADALRAGESVVVFPEGTTWCGSRGGTFRRAAFQAAIDAGAPVRPVTFAYSQGGQPSTVAAFVGDDALLPSLGRVARARDLRIELTAHPQLEPLGDRRELAARAQDIVRSTRVPAHA; this is encoded by the coding sequence GTGCGACGGTGGCTGGCGCTGGGCTCGGTCCTCGCCGGGGTGCGGCGGGGGGACCTGCGGCCGCACGCCCGCGGGGTGCTCGACGCCCTCGGCATCACGCTGGGCGGGAACACCGACCTGCTGCGGGTGCCGGCGGGCACCGGCACGCTGATCGTGTCCAACCACGTGTCGTGGCTGGACATCGTCGCGCTGCTGGCCGTCGACCCGGTGGGGTTCCTGGCCAAGCGCGAGGTGCGCTCGTGGCCGGTCATCGGATCGCTCGCGCGGTCCTGCGGCACCCGGTTCATCGCCCGGCGCGAGCTGCGGGAACTGCCCGCCGTGGTGGCCGGGCTGGCGGACGCGCTCCGCGCCGGCGAGTCGGTCGTCGTGTTCCCCGAGGGCACGACGTGGTGCGGCAGCCGGGGCGGGACGTTCCGGCGCGCCGCGTTCCAGGCGGCGATCGACGCCGGCGCGCCGGTGCGGCCGGTGACCTTCGCGTACTCGCAGGGCGGGCAGCCGAGCACGGTCGCGGCCTTCGTCGGCGACGACGCGCTCCTGCCGTCGCTGGGCCGGGTCGCGCGCGCCCGCGACCTGCGGATCGAGCTGACCGCGCACCCGCAGCTGGAGCCCCTCGGCGACCGGCGAGAGCTCGCCGCACGCGCCCAGGACATCGTCCGGTCCACCCGGGTCCCGGCGCATGCTTGA
- a CDS encoding YbaK/EbsC family protein gives MRTWSIAGTLTVHPAAERTDLLAEPVAKALAALDADGVGAVEIDPELADTAAFCEAYGSPLNASANCVVVAGKRAGEVRFAAALVLATTRADVNGVIKRRLDVRKASFAPMDEAVALTGMAYGGITPVGLPADWPILVDKAVADSPELVIGSGIRGGKLLVTGELLASLPGAEVIDGLAKPVA, from the coding sequence GTGAGGACCTGGAGCATCGCCGGGACGCTGACCGTCCACCCGGCCGCCGAACGCACCGACCTGCTCGCCGAGCCCGTCGCCAAGGCGCTGGCCGCCCTCGACGCCGACGGCGTGGGCGCCGTCGAGATCGATCCCGAACTCGCCGACACCGCCGCGTTCTGCGAGGCCTACGGCTCACCGCTGAACGCCTCCGCGAACTGCGTCGTCGTCGCCGGGAAGCGGGCAGGCGAGGTCCGGTTCGCCGCCGCGCTGGTGCTCGCGACCACCCGCGCCGACGTCAACGGCGTCATCAAGCGCCGCCTGGACGTGCGCAAAGCCTCCTTCGCCCCGATGGACGAGGCCGTCGCCCTCACCGGCATGGCCTACGGCGGCATCACGCCCGTCGGGCTGCCCGCGGACTGGCCGATCCTCGTCGACAAGGCCGTCGCCGACTCGCCGGAACTCGTCATTGGCAGCGGCATCCGCGGCGGGAAACTCCTGGTCACCGGCGAACTGCTCGCGTCGCTGCCCGGCGCCGAGGTCATCGACGGCCTGGCTAAACCGGTCGCGTAG
- a CDS encoding methyltransferase domain-containing protein gives MHSTARRRRQLAESLRRDGMITDPAWLDAFRRVPRHAFVPRYFLSQPGGWRAVDRTDEDWLDHVYADQVLVTQLDGDPLAWERARRHGVVRGNPTCSSSMPGIMAVMLEELSVHSGHRVLEIGTGTGYNAALLSERLGSSLVSTVDVDEQLVRLASERLSLCGYHPAVEVQDGADGFPAGAPYGRVLCTCAVSEVPIAWLEQATHGAIVVTTLNRPIGAGLVRLIVMPGPIARGRVLSRDGRFMPLRAHRLPDPASLPEISGPVRATDLSAEVVLHPSSRFEFFAGLALPGVVPVFRGEDAFLLHSDGSWARVTTHADRTTVTQGGPRRLWDLTEAAHRQWITLGKPARQRFGMTVTPQHQEFWLDDPDGDHRWPLH, from the coding sequence GTGCACAGCACGGCACGTCGCCGGCGCCAGCTGGCCGAGTCGCTGCGCCGGGACGGCATGATCACCGATCCGGCCTGGCTGGACGCGTTCCGGCGGGTGCCGCGGCATGCCTTCGTGCCCCGGTACTTCCTATCCCAGCCCGGTGGGTGGCGCGCCGTCGACCGGACGGATGAGGACTGGCTCGACCACGTCTACGCCGACCAGGTCCTGGTGACGCAACTCGACGGCGACCCGCTCGCATGGGAGCGCGCACGCAGGCACGGTGTGGTGCGCGGCAACCCGACGTGTTCGTCGAGCATGCCGGGGATCATGGCGGTGATGCTCGAGGAGCTGTCGGTGCACAGCGGGCACCGGGTGCTGGAGATCGGCACCGGCACCGGTTACAACGCCGCCCTGCTCTCCGAACGGCTCGGCTCGTCATTGGTGTCCACTGTGGATGTGGACGAGCAGCTGGTGCGGCTCGCTTCGGAACGCCTGTCGCTGTGCGGGTACCACCCGGCGGTCGAGGTCCAGGACGGCGCGGACGGTTTCCCGGCGGGCGCGCCGTACGGCCGCGTGCTATGCACGTGCGCGGTGTCGGAGGTACCGATCGCGTGGCTGGAGCAGGCGACGCACGGGGCGATCGTGGTGACCACCCTGAACCGTCCGATCGGCGCCGGCCTGGTGCGGCTGATCGTGATGCCCGGACCGATCGCCCGGGGCCGCGTGCTGAGCCGCGACGGCCGGTTCATGCCGTTGCGGGCGCACCGTCTCCCGGATCCGGCGTCGCTGCCGGAGATCTCTGGACCCGTGCGTGCCACGGACCTGTCCGCCGAGGTGGTCCTGCACCCGTCGAGCCGGTTCGAGTTCTTCGCCGGGCTGGCGCTGCCGGGGGTGGTGCCGGTGTTCCGCGGCGAGGACGCGTTCCTCCTGCACAGCGACGGTTCCTGGGCGCGGGTGACAACGCACGCCGACCGGACGACAGTGACGCAGGGCGGCCCGCGGCGGCTGTGGGACCTGACGGAGGCCGCCCACCGGCAGTGGATCACGCTCGGAAAGCCCGCCCGGCAGCGGTTCGGGATGACCGTGACGCCCCAGCACCAGG
- a CDS encoding GNAT family N-acetyltransferase yields MTATLSRQYEAVIATDSEIVQACQRLRHRVFTTEFGAAAHPSGLDADEFDDVCEHLAVMHGGEVVGTYRLLPPGRSARLYSQSEFDLDALAPLRPHLVETGRSCAHPDHRSGGVINLMWSAMARYVVGHGYRYLAGCASVSLADGGASAAATWALAQAKHRPPGELRVEPHRPWIPLPRTERPPSYAQIPPLLRGYLRLGAWVGGPPAHDPYFAVADFFTVLAVDEIGERYRRFFLGENS; encoded by the coding sequence ATGACCGCAACCCTCAGCAGGCAGTACGAGGCCGTCATCGCGACGGACTCCGAGATCGTCCAGGCGTGCCAGCGACTGCGGCACCGCGTGTTCACCACCGAGTTCGGCGCGGCGGCGCACCCCAGCGGGCTGGACGCCGACGAGTTCGACGACGTGTGCGAGCACCTCGCCGTGATGCACGGGGGCGAGGTCGTCGGCACCTACCGGCTGCTGCCGCCCGGCCGGTCGGCGCGGCTGTACTCGCAGTCGGAGTTCGACCTGGACGCGCTGGCGCCGCTGCGGCCGCACCTGGTCGAGACCGGCCGGTCGTGCGCGCACCCGGACCACCGTTCCGGCGGCGTGATCAACCTGATGTGGTCGGCGATGGCGCGTTACGTCGTCGGCCACGGCTACCGCTACCTCGCCGGGTGCGCGTCGGTGTCGCTTGCCGACGGCGGCGCCTCGGCGGCCGCCACGTGGGCGCTCGCGCAAGCCAAGCACCGCCCGCCGGGCGAGCTGCGGGTCGAGCCGCACCGGCCGTGGATCCCGCTGCCCCGCACCGAGCGCCCGCCCAGCTACGCCCAGATTCCGCCGTTGCTGCGCGGCTACCTGCGCCTTGGCGCGTGGGTCGGCGGGCCGCCCGCGCACGACCCGTACTTCGCGGTCGCCGACTTCTTCACCGTGCTGGCGGTCGACGAGATCGGCGAGCGCTACCGCAGATTCTTCCTCGGCGAGAATTCATGA
- a CDS encoding ABC transporter substrate-binding protein, whose product MRWTRSLRAAGVLAVAVLGLTACGGGDDGGTAAPGKGGAPIVVASFNFTDSQILAEVYAQALEAKGYPVQRKFNIGSRELVYPSLKSGELQFIPEYQGAAISSGFNEQAPNDAASEHAKLAELFKQSGVGLLDYAPAENKNTYVVKSDLAQQQGLRTISDLKKLDKVVLGGPPECGTRANCFIGFRDVYKLNVTFSSIQESGPRVEQLRSGAVTVIPLDSVNPLVGNPDFTALEDDQKIVATENVVPAVNQKVLDERGPGFAAAVNAVSAKLTTDQLRDLNKQVDEDGDQVADVAKDWLSQQGLL is encoded by the coding sequence ATGCGGTGGACACGGAGCCTGCGGGCGGCCGGGGTGCTCGCGGTGGCGGTCCTCGGGCTCACGGCCTGCGGCGGCGGGGACGACGGCGGCACTGCGGCGCCGGGGAAGGGCGGCGCGCCGATCGTGGTGGCGTCGTTCAACTTCACGGACAGCCAGATCCTGGCGGAGGTGTACGCGCAGGCGCTGGAGGCGAAGGGCTACCCGGTCCAGCGGAAGTTCAACATCGGTTCGCGGGAGCTGGTGTACCCGTCGCTCAAGTCGGGCGAGCTGCAGTTCATCCCCGAGTATCAGGGCGCGGCGATCAGCTCCGGGTTCAACGAGCAGGCGCCGAACGACGCGGCGTCCGAGCACGCGAAGCTCGCCGAGCTGTTCAAGCAGTCCGGCGTCGGGCTGCTGGACTACGCGCCGGCGGAGAACAAGAACACCTACGTGGTGAAGTCCGACCTCGCGCAGCAGCAGGGCCTGCGGACGATCAGCGACCTGAAGAAGCTGGACAAGGTCGTGCTGGGCGGCCCGCCGGAGTGCGGCACCCGGGCCAACTGCTTCATCGGTTTCCGTGACGTCTACAAGCTGAACGTCACGTTCTCGAGCATCCAGGAGTCCGGCCCGCGGGTCGAGCAGCTGCGCTCGGGCGCGGTCACGGTGATCCCGCTGGACTCGGTGAACCCGCTGGTGGGCAACCCGGACTTCACCGCGCTGGAGGACGACCAGAAGATCGTCGCGACCGAGAACGTCGTGCCCGCGGTGAACCAGAAGGTGCTCGATGAGCGCGGCCCCGGCTTCGCCGCGGCGGTCAACGCGGTGAGCGCGAAGCTGACCACTGACCAGCTGCGCGATCTGAACAAGCAGGTCGACGAGGACGGCGACCAGGTGGCGGACGTCGCCAAGGACTGGCTGTCGCAGCAGGGTCTCCTCTGA